DNA from Thermoleophilum album:
TCCAGCAGCCGCGCGATGGCGAGCCGTTCGACCAGGTAGATCTGGTCGCGGGTGCCGCGGCTGAGCAGCTCAGCAGAGACCAGCGACCCGGTCTCCGGTGCCTCCACCGAAACCGCGAGATCCTCGGCAACCAACGCGCGCCGATAGCGCCCGCCGGTGATCCGCGGCAGCAGCCGCCCGAGCTCCTCGTTGAGCCGGGGCGCGAACTGGCGATGGGCGGCCGCGGCGGCCGCTCTGAGCTCCTCGATCGCCAGGCGCACAGCATCGCGTTGCAGCTCGATCATGCGGCACTCTTCGTCGATCTCGGCGATCGTCGCCCGCAGCTCAGCGGGATCGGAGAGCTGCCGTTCACGCGTCTGGATCTCGCGTTCCAGGCCGTGACGCCGGCGCTCGAGCTCGGCGAGTTGCGACTCGAGCTGGGCTAGCTGCCTGTCCGCCGCGTCGACCCGCAGTTCGAGGTCGGCGAGCGCCTCCGCCGGTCGACCATCGCCGTCGCTGGCTCCCGACGGGCTCGCGAGCTGCATCTCCGTCGAGGTGGCGTGCTCCGCGAGCGCGCGAGCGAGCTCCTCGCGTTCGTGCTCGAGCTCGGCGAGCGGGCGCCCACGGGTGAGCGCACGCAGGGCTTCGGCAGCACGATCCGCATCGTGCAAAGCGCGTGCATCACGCTCGGCCGCCTCACGCAACTGCTCGAAGCCACGGAGCGCCTCGTGCAGATCGTGCTGCTCGATGCCGACGCTCGCGAGCGTCTGCCTGAGTGCCGCTTGCGCCTCCGCGAGGCGCTTCTGCGCGCGAGCCGCCTCGGCCGCGACCTCCTGGAGACGCTCGAGCTCGGCCCGTAGCCGCTCGCTGCGCTCAGCGAGCTCGAGCGCCCGCGCATAAGCCTCGGCACGCGCCAGAAGGTCGCCCGAGGCCGGCGCGCCGTGCGCGTCCAGGCACTCAGCGAGCTCCCGTTCTTCGCTGGCAAGCAGCTGCGCAGTCCGTGTGTGCGCATCGAGCTGCGCCTCCGCCCGGACAAGCTGGTCTTCTAGCGCGATCGCGTTCTCGACCCCCGCCTCGGCGAGGGTCTTCGCGAGGGCCCGGCGCGCCTGCCCTCGGCGAGCGAGCGCGACCGCCACCAGGGCGGCCGCTAGCACGAGCGCGGCGACCGCTGCGCCGACACCTACCGTCGCTACCAAGACAACCGCGCCAGCGGCGGCGCCGACGGCCCCTGCGAGCCACGCGCGCGAGGCACTTTGCAGCGAACGCTCTAAGTCGCGCAGTCGATCGCGCGCCGCGCGCAGCGCTGCCGCGCGCAAGCGGAGCGCGTCGGCGCCCTCACGTCCGGATTCAAGTTCGGCGATCTCCGCGCGGCGCGCCTCGACCCGCGCGGCAAGCGCCCGTATCCGCTCCTGGCCGGCGGCGTTGGGCACGCCACCGGGGGCCAGCGACGCGAGCTCGCGCTCGAGTTGCTCGAGCTCCGTTTGCAGACGCTCGCCGCGTGCTCGCTCGGCCTCGGCGCGGCGCGTTGCCTCTGCGCACTCGCGTTCCGCGTTGCGCAGGTCGGCAGCCAAGCCAGCCACCGCGGCGGGCAGTTCACTCTTTAGCACGACCGGGCGCTGCGGGCGAGCGGCCGCTTTTTGCTCCAGCTCCCGCGCCCGCTCGAGCCGCGCGGTGGCATACCGCAAGCGCAGCGCCAGGTTCCGCCGGCGAGCTTCCGCGACGCTCGCGACCAGGCGTTCGCGTTGTTCGTCTAGTTCAGCGAGTTCGTGTGCCAACGCGCTGATCTCCGCGCGCTCCCGCTCGGAGCGCTCGAGCTCCGACTCGAGCTCCTGTTTGCGGCTCGACAACTGTCCCCAACGGCCGCCGCGCGCCGGCTGCCAGTTGCGGAGATCGACTCCGAGCCGCTCCTTCGCGGCCCGCTCGAGCCGCCTGATCGCTTCCTCCACGCTGCCAGCCTCACGCCCACTCTCGACCAGCGCCCGCAGGCGCTCCGCGAGCTGCGCGGCAGCGTCGTCGCTCGGTCGCTCGACATCCCCCTGACCGAGACAGCAGACCTGGCGGAACTCCTCCGGCCCGAGGCCCAGCAAGACCTGACCGAGCGCGACCTCTCGACCCTTGGCCCGAAAGCGGTTACTGAGATCCGCCCCGGTGTGCGCGTCGAACACGCGCAGCTCGGGCTTCTCGAAGTTCCACTCGACACGCAGCGTGCGCCCCTCGCGGTCACTGATCTCCGCCAGCGCGCCGTACTTGCGACCGCTTTGCCAAGGACGCCGCGCCTCCCACGGGGAGGGCCGTCCGTCGCGCCGCCGCGTGCGTTCGCTGCGGTTGAACCCGTAAAGGATGCGAAAGAGGAGCTCGTAAAGGGTGCTCTTCCCAGCCTCATTGGGGCCCGTGACGACCGTCAGTCGGGGGGCGAACTGGAAGCTCCCCGAGAGCCTGCCGAAGCCGTCGCACCGAACTGCCAAAAAACGCACCCTCCCAACCCCCCGATCACACCGGCTCGCCGCCGTCGAGCGCGCGCAAGCCGATCTCGAGCGCCAGTTCGGCAACCTCGCGATCGCGCCCGTCGGCCTGGCCGATGCGCTCCCGCAGGCTGCGGGCGAAGCGCCCACGCGCCGTGTCGAGCTGCGTGATCGCGTCGAGATCGAAGGACCGCTGGGTGCGGTCGATCACGCGCACGCCGGCGAAGCGCTGCGTCAACATCGCTTGTAGATCCTCGAGATCGCGCTCCAATCCCGCTTCGCAGCTGCCGACGAGCGCAACCGTCAAAAACCCGCCGCCATCGCTCTCGCCGCCGGCGCCTTGTTGCGCGAGCGCTCTCGCGACCCGCTCTCGCAGCTCCGCCCGCGACGCCACCCCTTCGCAGTCAACCTCGAGGTACAGGCACGGCGGCCCGCCGAGCGGGACACCCTCGGCCTTTACCGAGGGCCCGTCGAGCTCCACCACCACGACCCCGTGCGAGTGGGTCTCGTCGAAGGCGAGCGGGAACGGGGAGCCCGGGTAGACGACCGCTAGGCGCCCCTCGTGGGCGAGCAGCGCGGGTCGGTGGATGTGACCGCACAAGCAGAGATCGAAGCCCGCCCGATGTACCGCGCGGAGCTCAAACGGGCAGTGGCGATCAGCCGGCTCGCGGCCAGTCGTGCCGACGGCTGTGCCGTGCAGCAAGAGCAGGTTCGGACCCTCTTCCTGGCGCGCGCAAGGGCGCTCGAGGAAAGCCGCGTGCAGCTCACCGCCGCCCCAGGAGATGCCCCAGATCGTTGGTGCTGACGAGCCCTCGAGGGGCCGCCAGCGAGTGAGCTTGCCGGGCTCGAAGAGCCGCACGTTGGGGGGCAGATCGATGCGCTCCCAACTGCCGCCGGGAACGATCGGGTCGTGATTACCCGCGACGATCGCGACCGGCAGCTCCGTGCGTGCGAGCAGCGCCGCTAGCTCGCGGCGGGTGCTCTCGGTCACGTTCTCCTCTTCCCACAGATCGCCGCCGATCGTCAGCAGATCGCAGCGGTACTGTTCGGCCAGCGCCACGGCCTGCCCCAGCGTGGCGAGCAGGCGTCGCCGCAGGTGTTGCCGTCGCTCCGACGCGACGCCCACGAACGGCCGATCGAGATGGACGTCGGCGATGTGCAGGATCCGCACTCCCACCGCTGGCGATCCTGGCGAAAAAGGCGGACGTTGTGACCGCGCTTGGCGGTATCAGAAGACGCCGTCCGTCCGTATGAGCACAAAAAGGGCGGGCGGGCATCTTGCCCGCCCGCCCGATTGCGCGACCGACTGTCTTAGCGGACGTTGAAGGTGTTGTTGCCGCGAACCTTCGGGGTGCGTCGCTTCACGACGTCGAAGTCGTAGAAGCGACCCGGCGACTTGCCCTTCTGTCCGAACCCGACCCCTGCGTCCTGAAGGAGCTTGACGGCGGTGTCGATCTGCGTAAACGCGTAGCGCATAAACACGCGGTCGTTTCCGAGCTTGCCGAGCGACTGGCGCGCGAGCGCCCGGTGCACGGCCTCGACGCCCATGAACTCCGCGGCGTAACGGGCGTTCTCACCCTGACCAGCGTTGCCGAACACGGTCGTCGCGATCAGATATGCGTTGATGAACACCTGGTCGCCGAACTCAAGCGTGGTAAGCAGCCCCTTGCGGCTGGCGAACACGGCGTCGGGCACCCAGATCTTCTTGGTCAGCTCCTTGCCGCCGATCTTGCGCAGCACCTTGTAGTGCTCGAGCTCCTGCTGTGCGGCCGCCGCGACGTTGCGCCGCGTCACGCGGTCGAGACCCCTTACGCGACGCGCACCCTCGGTGTTGATGATCGTCGCCAGCACCTCAGCGGTGGCGGCGATGTTGAGGATCTTCTGCGGGTCGTTCTGGGCGGTGATTGCCGCTACCGCGCGATCGTCGGCGACGAGCCCGAGCAAACCGAGGCTGCCGAAGGTCGCTGCTGCACCCTTGAGGATGCCGCGCCGCGTGCTCGCGGTCTTGTCCTGCTCCTGCTCGTCGATGACCCGGTAAGCGAGCGAAATCGCTTCGGACATTGCCGTGCTACCCCCTTCTCCGTCCTGGGCGGTTGTTTAGTTGCCGTCGCCCTGTCTTTGCGCACGGGAAGGCTCGGCGGATCACAAGAACCTCGTAAGCGGCCCCGTGTTCCCCTGCCTGGGAATCACCCCGTGCCCGGAGGAGTAGCCCGTGATGCCTTGGGCAAGCCCGGACCTAAGCGACTCGGAGCCTAGGAGCCGCGTTCGAACACGACAAGGGGCGGAGAGGTCGGCTGCACGCTTCCGCCCGCCGGTTCCTGGGTGATCATCAGGCGGTCACGGGGCTTCAGGCTCACCGGCACCTCGACCGCCCCATCGGACGCTACGAACATGGGTTCCGCCGGCCTCGGCGGGCTGCCCGGCGACTGCACCCAGACCTCGTAGACGCCGCTCTCGGGCGGTCGCGGCAAACCCCGCACCTCGATGCGAACGCTGCGCTCGTGGACGGTTGCGCGCGCTTGCGCACGACGGGCGACGGTTGGGTCGGTGATCCGACCGACGAGCTCCTGACCCCGCCGCTTCGCTCCGATCTGGCCCTCGAGGACCGTACCCAGACCGAACCCAACGGCGAGCATCACGAGCAGCACGCCGGCCAGCGCGAGCGGCCTGGCCGCCGGGATGAAGAGCTCGCGTAGGCGGCGCTTGGCCGACTCCGGCTGGTCGGCGGAGGCTCCGGCGGCGCGCAGCAGGCGCGCCTCCGCTCGCACCTCGCTTAGCACGCGCTCGCGCAGACGCCCTGGTGGCAGGCGTGGCGGTACCGCCTCGGCCAGCGCGCTGGCGGTAGCGATCAAGGCACCGGCTTCGGCGCAGCAGCGCTCGCAGGTCTCGCGGTGGCGCTCGACCCGTTCGCGCTCGCTCGCGGTCAGCGCCCCCAGCGCCCACGCGGCAAGCGTCTCCCGAACCCAGTCGTGTTCTCGTGTCGCGCTATCCACCGTGCTCATCCGATCGGCACACCTTCATCGGGGCTCGAGCACCGCCTCGAACGCTCGCAGTTTCTCCAGCGCGAGGCGCATGCGACCTTTCACCGTTCCCACCGGAGCGCCGAGCAGCTCGGCGATCTCGGTGTGCGTGAAGCCGCCGTAGTAAGCCAGCTCCACGACTTTGCGCTGGTCCTCCGGTAGGGCCGCGAGTGCCTGACCCACCGCCCGCGCCCGCTCGCGGCGTAGCGTCTCGACTACCGGATCCTGCTGCTCCTCGGCGCTCGCGCGTTCGGGATCGCGACCCGCACCGGCCTCCGGATCGAGCTCGTCGCTCGAGCGAAGACGTTCCTGAACCGCGCGCCTACGCAGCAAGTCGATCGCCCGGTTGTGGACGATCCGCAGCAACCAGGTGCGGACCGTGCCACGGCGTGCATCGTACGCCGAGGCGCCGCGCCAGGCCGAAAGCATCGCGTCTTACACGATGTCCTCGGCAACCTCGGTGCTGCCGGCAATCCGGTAGGCCAGCGAGTAAGCGGCCTGAGCGTGACGGTCGTAGATGACCTCGAAAGCCTCCGCAACTCCGCGCGCGGCGGCCTCGATCAGCTCTTCGTCGGCCAGCCGCTCCCAGCCGCTCGATTTGGGCGGAAAAATCCTCATCACGCGGAGCCTCCGGCGCTCGCCTCGGCGAGCCGCGCCGCGCGGGCCCGGCGGCGTTCGACGATCCGGCTGAGCACGATCCCCAGCTCGAACAGCAACACCATCGGCACCATTTCGATCAGCGTCGTGATCGGGTCGGTTCCGGGCAATAGTGCCGCGAGTACCGCGAGCACGACGATCGCGATCCGCCGATTACTGCGCAGCTGCTCTGAGCTCAGTACGCCGAGGGCGACCAGCCCCACCATCGCGAGCGGTAGTTGGAACAGAAGCCCGGTAGCTAGCGCGGTGATCAGTACGAAGTGGTAGTAGCTACTCGCTTGCACGAGTGCGTCGAAAGCACCAGCGTTGAACTGCTGGAGGAACGCCACCGCGGTCGGCAACACGACGACGTAGGCGAACGCAACGCCGGCGACGAAAAGCGCCGGGGCGCCGACCACCAGCAGGCGTATGGCGCGGCGCTCATTCGGCGCG
Protein-coding regions in this window:
- a CDS encoding AAA family ATPase encodes the protein MAVRCDGFGRLSGSFQFAPRLTVVTGPNEAGKSTLYELLFRILYGFNRSERTRRRDGRPSPWEARRPWQSGRKYGALAEISDREGRTLRVEWNFEKPELRVFDAHTGADLSNRFRAKGREVALGQVLLGLGPEEFRQVCCLGQGDVERPSDDAAAQLAERLRALVESGREAGSVEEAIRRLERAAKERLGVDLRNWQPARGGRWGQLSSRKQELESELERSERERAEISALAHELAELDEQRERLVASVAEARRRNLALRLRYATARLERARELEQKAAARPQRPVVLKSELPAAVAGLAADLRNAERECAEATRRAEAERARGERLQTELEQLERELASLAPGGVPNAAGQERIRALAARVEARRAEIAELESGREGADALRLRAAALRAARDRLRDLERSLQSASRAWLAGAVGAAAGAVVLVATVGVGAAVAALVLAAALVAVALARRGQARRALAKTLAEAGVENAIALEDQLVRAEAQLDAHTRTAQLLASEERELAECLDAHGAPASGDLLARAEAYARALELAERSERLRAELERLQEVAAEAARAQKRLAEAQAALRQTLASVGIEQHDLHEALRGFEQLREAAERDARALHDADRAAEALRALTRGRPLAELEHEREELARALAEHATSTEMQLASPSGASDGDGRPAEALADLELRVDAADRQLAQLESQLAELERRRHGLEREIQTRERQLSDPAELRATIAEIDEECRMIELQRDAVRLAIEELRAAAAAAHRQFAPRLNEELGRLLPRITGGRYRRALVAEDLAVSVEAPETGSLVSAELLSRGTRDQIYLVERLAIARLLDEQAASRNAHSGQRSGRAPLLLDDPFDRFDALRLRAGLEQLVEESRERQVVLFAEERSHVAALCELDSDCQVIELPAPSSQALERAGEGSR
- a CDS encoding metallophosphoesterase family protein; amino-acid sequence: MGVRILHIADVHLDRPFVGVASERRQHLRRRLLATLGQAVALAEQYRCDLLTIGGDLWEEENVTESTRRELAALLARTELPVAIVAGNHDPIVPGGSWERIDLPPNVRLFEPGKLTRWRPLEGSSAPTIWGISWGGGELHAAFLERPCARQEEGPNLLLLHGTAVGTTGREPADRHCPFELRAVHRAGFDLCLCGHIHRPALLAHEGRLAVVYPGSPFPLAFDETHSHGVVVVELDGPSVKAEGVPLGGPPCLYLEVDCEGVASRAELRERVARALAQQGAGGESDGGGFLTVALVGSCEAGLERDLEDLQAMLTQRFAGVRVIDRTQRSFDLDAITQLDTARGRFARSLRERIGQADGRDREVAELALEIGLRALDGGEPV
- a CDS encoding ferritin-like domain-containing protein; the protein is MSEAISLAYRVIDEQEQDKTASTRRGILKGAAATFGSLGLLGLVADDRAVAAITAQNDPQKILNIAATAEVLATIINTEGARRVRGLDRVTRRNVAAAAQQELEHYKVLRKIGGKELTKKIWVPDAVFASRKGLLTTLEFGDQVFINAYLIATTVFGNAGQGENARYAAEFMGVEAVHRALARQSLGKLGNDRVFMRYAFTQIDTAVKLLQDAGVGFGQKGKSPGRFYDFDVVKRRTPKVRGNNTFNVR
- a CDS encoding anti-sigma factor, whose product is MDSATREHDWVRETLAAWALGALTASERERVERHRETCERCCAEAGALIATASALAEAVPPRLPPGRLRERVLSEVRAEARLLRAAGASADQPESAKRRLRELFIPAARPLALAGVLLVMLAVGFGLGTVLEGQIGAKRRGQELVGRITDPTVARRAQARATVHERSVRIEVRGLPRPPESGVYEVWVQSPGSPPRPAEPMFVASDGAVEVPVSLKPRDRLMITQEPAGGSVQPTSPPLVVFERGS
- a CDS encoding sigma-70 family RNA polymerase sigma factor, whose amino-acid sequence is MLSAWRGASAYDARRGTVRTWLLRIVHNRAIDLLRRRAVQERLRSSDELDPEAGAGRDPERASAEEQQDPVVETLRRERARAVGQALAALPEDQRKVVELAYYGGFTHTEIAELLGAPVGTVKGRMRLALEKLRAFEAVLEPR
- a CDS encoding RNA polymerase sigma factor, yielding MRIFPPKSSGWERLADEELIEAAARGVAEAFEVIYDRHAQAAYSLAYRIAGSTEVAEDIV